In a single window of the Micromonospora sp. WMMD1155 genome:
- a CDS encoding sensor histidine kinase, with protein sequence MRRTLFGRPLRGVAFDVAVAALVVLVSLASAVNQPGQWAATAVGVGMAVALLFRRTHPRAVTVVVAALALVQVIAEWGPLVYDVAVLIALYSVVKYGERLRDGVLAGAVAAVGVLLAAAQTPGVIQWWVTALWYALVTGAVWLVALNVRTRRLYVLSLEERATTLEREREAESRAAVAEERTRIARELHDVVAHSMAVMIVQADGARFMLDRDPAQARTAVKVVADTGRQALEEMRRLVGVLRDAGPGGADGLVVAADPEHRRLALAELPDLLARFGDAGLRIRSAVTGTPPALPPGLELTVYRVVQEALTNALKHAGVGAGVEVALTYGDEAVVVRVVDNGLGRPLVSPAPSGGHGLLGMRERVTVYDGSLTAGPRPSGGWLVEVRLPLPSEPATEVIAA encoded by the coding sequence GTGAGACGCACCCTCTTCGGTCGCCCGCTGCGCGGCGTCGCCTTCGACGTGGCCGTCGCCGCCCTGGTGGTGCTCGTCTCCCTCGCCTCGGCGGTGAACCAGCCGGGTCAGTGGGCGGCCACCGCGGTCGGTGTGGGGATGGCGGTGGCGCTGCTGTTCCGCCGTACCCACCCGAGAGCGGTGACAGTGGTGGTCGCGGCGCTCGCCCTGGTCCAGGTGATCGCCGAGTGGGGTCCCCTCGTCTACGACGTCGCCGTCCTGATCGCGCTCTACAGCGTGGTGAAGTACGGCGAGCGCCTGCGCGACGGAGTCCTGGCCGGCGCGGTCGCCGCCGTGGGCGTGCTGCTGGCCGCCGCGCAGACCCCCGGCGTCATCCAGTGGTGGGTCACCGCGCTGTGGTACGCCCTGGTCACCGGCGCGGTGTGGCTGGTCGCGCTGAACGTGCGGACCCGGCGGCTCTACGTGCTCAGCCTGGAGGAGCGGGCCACCACCCTGGAACGCGAACGGGAGGCCGAGTCCCGCGCGGCGGTCGCCGAGGAACGCACCCGCATCGCCCGGGAACTGCACGACGTGGTCGCCCACAGCATGGCGGTGATGATCGTCCAGGCGGACGGCGCCCGGTTCATGCTCGACCGGGACCCCGCCCAGGCGCGTACCGCCGTGAAGGTGGTCGCGGACACCGGCCGGCAGGCCCTGGAGGAGATGCGTCGGCTGGTCGGCGTCCTGCGCGACGCCGGACCGGGCGGAGCGGACGGGCTCGTCGTGGCCGCCGACCCGGAGCACCGCCGCCTGGCCCTGGCCGAGCTGCCCGACCTGCTGGCCCGGTTCGGTGACGCCGGGTTGCGGATCCGCAGCGCCGTCACCGGGACGCCTCCGGCGCTGCCCCCGGGGCTGGAGCTGACCGTCTACCGGGTGGTGCAGGAGGCGCTGACCAACGCGCTCAAGCACGCCGGTGTCGGCGCCGGCGTCGAGGTCGCGCTGACCTACGGCGACGAGGCCGTCGTGGTCCGGGTCGTCGACAACGGTCTGGGTCGCCCCCTGGTCAGCCCGGCGCCGTCGGGCGGTCACGGTCTGCTCGGCATGCGGGAGCGGGTGACGGTGTACGACGGCAGCCTCACCGCCGGTCCCCGACCGAGCGGGGGCTGGCTGGTCGAGGTACGGCTACCGCTACCGTCGGAGCCGGCAACGGAGGTGATCGCGGCATGA
- a CDS encoding DUF305 domain-containing protein, with protein sequence MTDRRARTLAVVTLALVLPLAAFFAIRLGDDTGTGTGQPVSAPASSAPPTASPVPTDLTVIAPGRPGETAATRPAHEVRDVGPAPHNALDVMFVQMMIPHHAQALAMAELAPDRAADPDVRAIAERIRASQGPEMGVMRGWLQTRGLPAEGPGHDHGTMRGMQSPEAMRQLAATRGADFDRLFVRMMTEHHQGAIELATNLLTVGSDLTLNEFANAVATEQTVEIDRMREILDR encoded by the coding sequence ATGACCGATCGGCGCGCGCGCACCCTGGCAGTCGTCACACTGGCTCTCGTGCTGCCGCTGGCGGCGTTCTTCGCGATCCGTCTCGGCGACGACACCGGCACGGGCACCGGGCAGCCGGTCTCCGCACCCGCCTCCAGCGCGCCGCCGACCGCCAGCCCCGTCCCCACCGACCTGACGGTCATCGCGCCCGGCCGCCCGGGCGAGACGGCGGCCACCCGCCCGGCGCACGAGGTCCGCGACGTCGGCCCCGCACCGCACAACGCACTGGACGTCATGTTCGTCCAGATGATGATCCCGCACCACGCGCAGGCCCTGGCGATGGCGGAACTCGCCCCCGACCGGGCCGCCGACCCCGACGTCCGTGCCATCGCCGAGCGCATCCGCGCCAGCCAGGGGCCGGAGATGGGCGTGATGCGCGGCTGGCTGCAGACCCGTGGCCTCCCGGCGGAGGGGCCGGGGCACGATCACGGCACCATGCGTGGCATGCAGTCGCCCGAGGCGATGCGGCAGCTCGCCGCGACCCGCGGCGCGGACTTCGACCGGCTCTTCGTGCGGATGATGACCGAGCATCACCAGGGCGCCATCGAGTTGGCCACCAACCTGCTCACCGTCGGCTCCGACCTGACGCTCAACGAGTTCGCCAACGCCGTCGCCACCGAGCAGACCGTCGAGATCGACCGCATGCGCGAGATCCTCGACCGCTGA